The following nucleotide sequence is from Lytechinus variegatus isolate NC3 chromosome 12, Lvar_3.0, whole genome shotgun sequence.
TTAATTTTCTAAAAGACAATATAATTATGCCGATTACTTTAGAGAAGCTAAGTCTATACTTAGCAAAAACTTTTATGAATATTTGGTTAAAAGAGAGAACAATCTCTCAGTTCTTTTCGATTAAAGAGTAAATACAATTTAAGTGATTCCGAATTGCACAAAGTTAGAAAGAGAATGATGAATACAACCATTGATACAAAAACTAGAGAATTTCAGTTCAAAGTACTAAACAACATTCTGTTTTTTAATTATAGGCtgtttaaaatgaatataaaagatTCACCAGAATGCTCTTTAGGCTGTAAAGACTATGAAACCTTAGAACATGCACTATGGTATTGTAACTATGTTAAAATATTTTGGGATGAATTTAAAGCCTATTTATCGATGTTGGATTTTTCAAACCTAGACGAGCAGACCATAAttgttggatttttacacaAACAACAAGATGCTAGAATAAAGAATCATGTCTTACTTATAGCAAAGAGATGTATTTACATAAGCATAAACGGTGACAATAAGCCAAGTATTGACTATTTTAAAAGAATGTTTTCTTCGTACACAGAAGAAATGCACATCGCTAAAAGGAAGGGGAAGTTGAATATCcatgaaagaaaatggaaatgtaTTATGCCACTATTTACTTCGAATCACTGCTTAAGAAAAAGTGGcgattgtttctctttttttttggaaggtctatacttctttttttatatttctgttttttctatACTTAATGTATCTTTTAAACATTAACTGTACGTAACAAACCTGTACTTACTTTGTTATTTGCAGTACTATGTGTAAACACAAAATGTATGAATGTATCCTTACTGATCTGTATCATATGTTTTATTGGAAAGTATCAATAAAAATactattgaaatataaaaaaagtatatgaccTAACTACATAATCATCTACATGGCAAGGCAGCACATGACTAATTAAAACTAATCGATAAAAGGATGAAATGAAAGAGACTTACTGTGAGTGGCTTGAGAATCTGGGAGAGGCCTCCCCATAGCATCAGGGAGTAAAGAACAAAAGCAGAACCAAGATGAGCTGCTAGGCGATACTGACTGACCCTCGGAATGTCGTACTTAGCTGGTTCTTCTAGACCACTCTTCACCATAAACCAACCCAACAAACCctacaaataaaacaaacaaattgtAGAAAGTTACACTTGTATGAAGTCAAACTTGAAGTAGAAGAATCTCATTAAGTCGAACTCTGAAACAATTTGATCGCATTGCTGATTCAACAGGGaaaatttgatatgattttaCAAACGAATCAATGATTTTGGGggcattttaaaaatcaatgctGAAACTTTCACTCTCTTAAAATTTGATGGTTAATTATTTTTAATACTTAGTTACTttctataaataaaacaaaactgcTTAATATACTGCATATGTGCATGTTAACCAGCAAATACAGGTCCCCATATTGgtatcaattaaataaataatattaatattcaaacCTAAGCACAGCTTTCTTACATTAGTAACTTTTACATCCAATGGATTGGAAACACtacttgattctgattggctactGAACCTTGCTACCATAGTAATATCCACGGAATGACAAAATTGACATAACAGTAACTTAATACAACAAGAAGGTATATGCGATATCACAAAAACCTAATCATTATCACTACATTAAATTATTCCCCTTGTGAGTACTTATACTTGCATTAATTCATTTTACTTCATTGTTTACGTGAATACCTTAATAAAACTTACTTGAAAGACAAGAAGGGAGCCATAGATGGCCAACCTTGGTTTGAGGGCTTTACTGATCCACCCTTTCTTCCAGAAGATAGCAGCTGGAATGAAGAAAGCCAGACCAATGGCCCTACCCCACATCCTATGACTATACTCCATCATCCAGATAAACTTGAACTGTTGCAGGGTTATCCCGGTATGGACATACTTGTACTCCGGGAACTGCTTGTACCTTTCAAACTCTGATTCCCATTGTTCTTGAGTCGTTGGAGGCCTCATACCTTTGATGAGATGCCAGTCCGTCATGGAGAGGCCAGATTCGGTAAGCCTTGTGACACCTCCGAGCACGACCGTACCTGCGATCATCCCACAGCAAGTCAGCAGCCATGCTCCGACGATTTTCTCTGCCCTGGGGGAGATTGCATTCACACTTGTAGCGACTGTGGTTTGAACCCGGCTAGGTTTCAGTACCAACTGAACCTGTTGGCAAGAACGTACATTTATACAAGTAATTAGCAAAAATTAAAAGCATAGCTACGTGTATAATTACATTACAGCAGCTTGGAAGTGTTACACTATATTAATTGTATGAATTAGATTTTAGATCTGCTTACACTACATATGCTTATTCTGGCACATAGATGTTTTAAATGAGTAACTTTCTCATTTAGTAACAGGAAAACTTCaagaaaatcacaaaaattgaGAACCTTTTATTATCAATTGAGATGATCAGACATATTCCTGGGCATCTCACTTTTCTGACCAATATCAGAATATGAATAGTACAAAGAACAAGTACAAGATTGCTAACAGTTTGAGGAAAAGTGACATGAGAAATACGCATAGTAGGTTTTCTTAAAGACATTATTTCAACATACCTTTGGTTTCAGAAACTGCACAGAGCCTCTTAACACAGACAGACTTCCAACTCTACATGTCGCAGTTTTCTGTTGCTGGTGCAAACAGCGAGAACATGAATTTCTCTGGATGGATTGTAAACtctgagaaaaaagaaagatatgaagacattttcaatgtatttccttaaattaaaaaaagaagactcAAATACAAATTAACAACTGTACAGTAATGAAAaattacgggggggggggggggggggctacatgTATAGCTTTGGAATACTAATGCTATGTCACAATCCATcaccaaattttattttatttcaaaacatctCCAAACGTTTTACTCAATCTAGacttattaaaaaattattcccCATATAAGCCATGTCATTCTCTCTCATATTTGTTTGGCTCATTCACTTTGGATTTATGCCACTCTTAATGATCAAGAAAATCTGctccaaattaatattcccaAAGTCTAGCTTGGATCTTGTTAAGGTCTTTAATCTGGATCTGGATGTATACCATGTAGGGCCCTCCTGGGCATTAACGCATCAGGTACTTGACCTGAGAAAAATATTGGAGACTATCTCCCTGACCCCCTCATAAGACGTAAAAGAATAGAGAATGCATTTTAGTATCAAGTATAGAATAGGGTGATTTTAATTATTGTTGAAGTCTGGTGTTGGTGCTGTAGCAATATCAAAACCATCCACAACACAGAACTTGAAATGAGGCTGGTGTTGGATTGACATTGAAAgttgattgaaaatattacatatGTCTGGCAGTCATTGCAGTATGGAAAGTGACGAGACTTCTCATGTGAAGTTGAGACGATCGGCGCATAAAAGCCCAAAAAGGCATAACATCATGAGCTcaagtataattatttttcacacTTTCAGCATCAAAATTTGACACCAACACCATCCAAAACCAAAAATGAAATCACTAGTCAAATGTTAGATTCCCCTGTTCCACTTGTCttaagttaaaggggaagtataCCCTGACACAGGACCCTCTACACTCTGGAACACAGGTGGTGTTAACACCACCCGTTCTGACATTTGGTagaatgttttttattgtaaaataccagaaaaacatagtaaaaagtattggtgaaggtttgaggaaaattcatcaaagaataagaaaggtATTAGAATTTGAAGTTTCTGATTTTTGACATCATGCAAGCAGCTGTCCaagttgattttgtttaaaatttcaatggTTGGTGACAACAAAAAATTGTTTCTTCTGTTCTGACagtgggtgtgaaatgatttaaCAGTTTATATAttactgaaaataaaataaagacaattaacaaaatttgagaaaattagATTTGGTTGATTTGTtctctactacttctacaaaaaaataaaaattcaatcgGCTGATGAATATCCTTAATtgtaaaatacttgcatttgccaataaatatttatgagctaatgcaagtattttacaatattacatttacatattcatttgccgattgactttttttttaattggcacTGCTCATGATAACGTAGCCCTCTCATATATGCGTCTTGTAACTAGGCTAAGAACAAAGGaaggaacacacacacacacacacaatggcAACAAGATCATCAGTGAGTATCTGCTCatcttcttacattatttttcttaatatagGGATTAGAAAAagttctatttaaaaaaaattgaacattcataATGGGAGGATCTAGTGTTATTGTCCATTTAATTATGTCGCTATCAAGATAAACAAATCAAGCAGCATTTTGGGGCAAAATTGTTTTCTCCAAAAACTCTCCTTCGTGTGGCCCTATGGCTTGCCACaccaggcgtcagtggggagtaagcctacgtataatgatttttactccccagacgcctccagagTCCAGGGCTAGGTTTGGTTGCATTTCGGAGCTCCTTCGTCTTTTCACGGTATCGTGCCCTCATCCACGGCCTCGACTCCGCTCTGGCCTCTCTGCCTCAGCTCTGCTCTCTCGCACTCAGTCGTCTCACGCAGCTCAATCCGCGCTCGTCTATCTCACTTCCTCAAAATAgctaaattaaaaagaaaagaaaacaaaaaaacgaCCGGAGAAAATTATTGCACCAACCGATTAAAAACTCACCTTTTGTACTGCACCTCTGATACTGGAAGACGCTCGAAAACACTGAGGCCTAAGGAGAAACATTGTTGCTTTAGTTATGTTTTTCAGACGTTTGAATAGGATAACATTCGCAGATCACGTTAGAAGATGACTCAAAAACTCCGCTGTTGTGCAACatattattttacatgaaattacCGACctttactaatttttttttacaaatatggTGTCTCCAATGCAGCAAACGTGATAATAAACATTATGTGTGTTATCTCAGGCCCCACTGAACTGGAAATACGTATTTCCGAGCAAGTAGGTGCATGGGGTATAATGAAGAAACGCATCATAGAGAGGTGCATTTATACTTTTACGATTCAATCGAGAAAATTATTCAGGTAGTCTTACCAACCTTATATACATTGGCGCCATCCCAGCATTCTTTTCTTCAAGTTTCTCTGATTAAACCATGGTTTGTGCACGGTAGAATTTTGTCGGGTAATAA
It contains:
- the LOC121425129 gene encoding cytochrome c oxidase assembly protein COX15 homolog; translated protein: MFLLRPQCFRASSSIRGAVQKSLQSIQRNSCSRCLHQQQKTATCRVGSLSVLRGSVQFLKPKVQLVLKPSRVQTTVATSVNAISPRAEKIVGAWLLTCCGMIAGTVVLGGVTRLTESGLSMTDWHLIKGMRPPTTQEQWESEFERYKQFPEYKYVHTGITLQQFKFIWMMEYSHRMWGRAIGLAFFIPAAIFWKKGWISKALKPRLAIYGSLLVFQGLLGWFMVKSGLEEPAKYDIPRVSQYRLAAHLGSAFVLYSLMLWGGLSQILKPLTIANSRNLSLLRKCAHGSMAVIFTTAMSGAFVAGLDAGLVYNSFPKMGDKWIPEDIMAHDPKYKNVFENPTTVQFDHRILGTTTGATVAGLWMLARRVPLPSRARLAANCMLGMVGIQITLGITTLLMYVPTSLAAAHQSGSLTLLSLAIWFAHELRKIPK